A window of Dehalococcoidia bacterium contains these coding sequences:
- a CDS encoding family 1 glycosylhydrolase, with translation MSSHPSSQELRFPADFMWGVGTSAYQMEGGSINTQWYEFEKADGIRTGDASGKSCNWWHNAEKDFDIAQSMGLNSLRLSVSWARIEPERGLFNPHAIERYRQMLTALVERGIRPIVCLHHFAHPVWFERKGAFLSRDCVEDFSRFVKFTVYELSDYCSDWLTFNEPNIYGIEGYVDGNHPPALHDHLVQYFKVLGNMGLCHGSAYHIIHNLQQQASVSFANHFLIFTAAKTQIFDRLAVRAARDSFNNIFINMVTGRRAPLFSGIDKRLDEIKDTWDYVGVNIYGGVDVAFDITKPKTGFVRRIDPPSGRTGDLPPDGVPMFDEIYPQGIRIVVERLAKYGKPFFILENGVPDRDDKLRPWVIATAVRTMYDLIKEGHKILGYHHWSLVDNFEWALGYSMKFGLVAVDPVTQERKPRPSAAFYGEIARANALTAEMVKKYAPEALDEIFPAAD, from the coding sequence TTGAGCTCACACCCATCTTCTCAGGAACTGAGGTTCCCCGCAGATTTCATGTGGGGCGTAGGCACATCCGCCTACCAGATGGAAGGCGGCAGCATTAACACTCAATGGTATGAGTTCGAGAAGGCTGACGGCATCAGGACCGGGGATGCGAGCGGAAAGTCGTGCAACTGGTGGCATAACGCAGAGAAGGATTTCGATATCGCGCAGTCCATGGGGCTGAATTCACTGCGGCTGTCGGTAAGCTGGGCCAGGATCGAGCCCGAGCGGGGCTTGTTCAACCCACACGCGATCGAACGTTACCGCCAGATGCTGACCGCGCTGGTCGAACGGGGAATTCGTCCCATAGTTTGTCTTCATCACTTTGCCCATCCTGTGTGGTTCGAGAGGAAAGGCGCCTTTCTCTCCAGGGATTGTGTGGAGGATTTCTCACGTTTTGTTAAATTCACGGTATATGAGCTCAGCGACTATTGCAGCGACTGGTTGACCTTCAATGAACCGAACATCTATGGCATCGAGGGGTATGTGGACGGGAACCACCCTCCGGCATTGCATGACCACCTGGTCCAGTATTTCAAAGTGCTTGGCAATATGGGGCTTTGCCACGGCTCGGCCTATCACATCATCCATAACCTGCAACAGCAGGCCAGCGTCAGCTTTGCCAACCATTTTCTGATATTCACCGCCGCCAAGACACAGATTTTCGACAGGCTGGCTGTGCGCGCGGCCAGAGACTCCTTTAACAACATCTTCATCAACATGGTGACGGGCCGGCGTGCACCGCTATTCAGCGGTATCGACAAACGGCTTGACGAGATAAAAGATACCTGGGACTACGTCGGCGTGAATATCTACGGCGGCGTGGACGTTGCCTTCGATATAACCAAACCTAAAACCGGCTTTGTGAGGCGCATCGACCCGCCCAGCGGACGTACGGGGGACCTCCCGCCGGACGGCGTACCCATGTTCGACGAGATCTACCCCCAGGGAATAAGGATCGTAGTGGAGAGGCTGGCAAAATACGGCAAGCCCTTTTTTATACTTGAAAACGGCGTGCCGGACCGGGACGATAAGCTGCGCCCCTGGGTGATCGCCACAGCGGTCAGGACCATGTACGACCTGATCAAGGAGGGGCATAAGATACTCGGCTATCACCACTGGTCGCTGGTGGATAACTTCGAATGGGCCCTGGGTTACTCTATGAAATTCGGCCTGGTGGCCGTAGATCCTGTAACTCAGGAGAGGAAACCGCGACCATCGGCTGCATTTTACGGTGAGATAGCCAGGGCCAATGCACTGACAGCCGAAATGGTAAAGAAATACGCACCTGAAGCGCTGGATGAGATTTTCCCTGCTGCGGATTAA